The following proteins are co-located in the Wenzhouxiangella marina genome:
- the nfi gene encoding deoxyribonuclease V (cleaves DNA at apurinic or apyrimidinic sites), which translates to MAPEGASLTREWADQQRRLADKVIEQDQLPQPLRTVAGVDAAFPERGRVTRAAAVLLSFPELEPLEQAVVEQATTLPYIPGFLSFRELPAIRKALDGLSATPDLVLCDGQGRAHPRRLGIACHLGVATGLATIGVGKSRLCGRFDAPDSGKGSCQPLIDGEEVIGQVLRTRDGVRPVFVSVGHRVSLETAVELVLACTPRYRLPEPIRQADRLAGAY; encoded by the coding sequence GTGGCGCCCGAAGGGGCAAGCCTGACCCGGGAATGGGCCGACCAGCAGCGCCGGCTGGCTGACAAGGTCATCGAGCAGGATCAGCTGCCGCAGCCGCTCCGTACGGTCGCCGGCGTGGACGCCGCCTTTCCCGAACGCGGCCGCGTCACCCGGGCAGCGGCCGTGCTGCTGAGTTTCCCGGAGCTGGAGCCACTCGAGCAGGCGGTGGTCGAGCAAGCTACGACCCTGCCCTACATCCCGGGCTTTCTGTCCTTCCGGGAGCTGCCGGCCATCCGGAAAGCCCTGGACGGACTCTCGGCCACCCCGGACCTGGTCCTCTGCGACGGCCAGGGTCGCGCTCACCCGCGAAGACTCGGCATCGCCTGTCACCTGGGCGTGGCCACGGGCCTGGCCACCATCGGGGTCGGCAAGTCGCGATTGTGCGGTCGCTTCGACGCGCCGGACTCGGGGAAAGGATCGTGCCAGCCACTGATCGACGGCGAGGAAGTGATCGGTCAGGTGCTCAGGACGCGCGACGGGGTCCGACCGGTGTTCGTCTCGGTCGGGCATCGCGTCAGCCTGGAAACGGCCGTGGAACTGGTGCTGGCCTGCACGCCCCGCTATCGGCTGCCGGAACCGATCCGGCAGGCCGATCGCCTGGCCGGGGCGTACTAG
- a CDS encoding DUF962 domain-containing protein — MRSVQSWLDEYGESHRNPTNKTIHWICVPAIFWTVIALIWSIPSPIEWLNWAVVTAIAVQLYYLSLSPRLSIGIGLFMLASLGLCVLVERHVPFPLWQIALTVFVVAWIGQFIGHRIEGKKPSFFKDLVFLLIGPAWLMAFVYRRMGWSY, encoded by the coding sequence ATGCGAAGCGTCCAAAGCTGGCTCGATGAGTACGGCGAAAGCCATCGGAACCCGACCAACAAGACCATTCACTGGATCTGCGTCCCGGCCATCTTCTGGACCGTGATCGCGCTCATCTGGTCGATCCCGTCACCGATCGAGTGGCTGAACTGGGCGGTGGTCACGGCGATCGCCGTGCAACTCTACTACCTGAGTCTCTCGCCCCGGCTGTCGATCGGCATCGGCCTGTTCATGCTGGCCTCGCTGGGCCTGTGCGTCCTGGTCGAACGACACGTTCCCTTTCCCCTCTGGCAGATCGCCCTGACCGTCTTCGTCGTGGCCTGGATCGGCCAGTTCATCGGCCACAGGATCGAGGGCAAGAAACCGTCCTTCTTCAAGGACCTGGTCTTCCTGCTGATCGGACCCGCGTGGCTGATGGCCTTCGTCTACCGGCGGATGGGCTGGTCCTACTGA
- the gcvH gene encoding glycine cleavage system protein GcvH, with the protein MSEIPSELRYSESHEWISQEDEGVVRVGITDHAQAQLGDLVFVELPEPGTTFAQGDACAVVESVKAASDIYCPVSGEIVEVNESLIDSPETVNNDPYSDGWLFSVKLEDADELEGLMDHEAYQEHIDE; encoded by the coding sequence ATGAGCGAGATTCCGTCCGAGCTGCGTTACAGCGAAAGTCACGAGTGGATCAGCCAGGAAGACGAAGGCGTGGTCCGCGTCGGTATCACCGACCATGCCCAGGCCCAGCTCGGCGATCTGGTCTTCGTCGAACTGCCCGAGCCGGGCACGACCTTCGCCCAGGGCGATGCCTGCGCGGTGGTCGAATCGGTCAAGGCCGCTTCCGACATCTACTGCCCCGTGTCCGGCGAGATCGTGGAGGTCAACGAGAGCTTGATCGACAGCCCGGAAACGGTCAACAACGACCCGTACTCCGACGGCTGGCTGTTCAGCGTCAAGCTGGAAGACGCGGATGAACTCGAAGGCCTGATGGACCACGAGGCCTACCAGGAACACATCGACGAGTAA
- a CDS encoding MerC domain-containing protein: MAAVFKPNPPNTDAGSALDRAGICVSAVCLVQCLLLPVLVLVSPLGSLGFFGEEAFHWLLWFLILPISMAAFGLGFRQHGNRRMLVLGGLGLALVSFSTFFGHELLGTLGTALVTSLGGGLLITGHWLNLRQRRRYCLRTGD; this comes from the coding sequence ATGGCCGCCGTCTTCAAGCCGAATCCACCGAACACTGACGCCGGGTCCGCCCTGGACCGCGCCGGGATCTGTGTATCCGCGGTCTGCCTGGTCCAGTGTCTGCTGCTGCCGGTGCTGGTGCTGGTCTCGCCCCTCGGTTCCCTGGGCTTTTTCGGCGAAGAAGCCTTTCACTGGCTGCTCTGGTTCCTGATCCTGCCGATCAGCATGGCGGCCTTCGGCCTCGGATTCCGCCAGCACGGCAACCGCCGCATGCTGGTGCTGGGCGGGCTGGGCCTGGCCCTGGTGAGCTTCTCCACCTTCTTCGGGCATGAGCTCCTCGGCACCCTCGGCACGGCCCTGGTGACCTCTCTGGGCGGAGGCCTGCTGATCACCGGACACTGGTTGAATCTGCGCCAGCGTCGGCGCTACTGTCTGCGCACCGGCGACTGA
- a CDS encoding DUF962 domain-containing protein — MATQFSSFREFYPYYLDEHRDRRCRRLHFIGSWLVLIALILGLTVSPWWLIVMPLVGYGFAWIGHFVFEKNRPATFKHPFYSLLGDWVMFADILRGRISI; from the coding sequence ATGGCCACGCAGTTTTCGAGCTTCCGCGAGTTCTATCCCTACTACCTTGACGAGCACCGCGACCGTCGCTGTCGGCGCCTGCATTTCATCGGTTCCTGGCTGGTGCTGATTGCCCTGATCCTGGGCCTGACCGTGTCACCCTGGTGGCTGATCGTCATGCCCCTGGTCGGCTATGGCTTTGCCTGGATCGGGCATTTCGTCTTTGAAAAGAACCGTCCGGCGACCTTCAAACATCCCTTCTACAGCCTGCTGGGTGATTGGGTGATGTTCGCCGACATCCTGCGCGGCCGGATCAGCATTTGA